The nucleotide window GGACGCTGATCTCTCGCCCATCCGGGACCACCCGCGTTTTGTGGCGTTGCTTGCGGCTTGGCGGGAACGGCAGCGTGTGGAGGCTGGGCGACACCAACCCTCCCTGACCTTGCTGGAGCCGGAGGGCACTCCATCTGGAACGCTGATCGCCCTACACGGCAACGCGGGCACCTCGGAAGCTCTGCGCTCCCATTACGCCGACCTGGCTGGAGAGGGCTGGCGGGTCGCTCTCGCGGGCAGCGGGCAGTACGGCGGCCCGGAAGCGTTCGTCTGGGACGACGCGGCGCAGGCCGACGCCGAGGCCGGGGAGTGGACGCGTGGGTTGGGTGGACGCCCCATCTGGGCCGGATTCAGCGCGGGGGCAGGGGTGGCGTTGCGAAACGTCATAACAGGCGCGGTGCCCGCTTCAGGCGTGCTGGCCGTGGCTCCGAGCCTCGCGGCGGACCTCCGGTGGTGGCCTGAATCTCCGGCACAGGTGCCCGTCGCCCTGGTGTTGGGAGAAGCGGACCCACACACCGCCCGCGCTCTGGTGCTGGCCGAGCGGTTGCGTGCGGTAAACGCCCCCGTCAGAGAATGGATGCATGCGGGCGGCCACACCCACCCTAAAGACTGGGAGACCGTGCGCGCTGGGGCGCTGGCGTGGCTGGCCGCTCCTCCTGCCTGACCGCTCGTTCGGGGTGCATTGTCCCCGTGGGGCGGTGGGATACTCCGCGCATGGAATACCGGAAGTTGCTGGGAACCGACCTTACCGTGAGCGCGGTGGGCTTCGGCGTCTGGACGGTGGGGACGACGTGGTGGGGCGTCAAGGACGAGGACATGGCCGTGCGGCTGCTGCGCCGCGCCTACGACCTCGGCGTGACCTTTTTCGACAACGCCGACACCTACGCCTCGGGCCGGGCGGAGGAGATTCAGCGCCGGGCGCTCGGCGACGTGCGCGACCGGATCGTGATCGGCACGAAGTTCGGTTACGACATCTACAACCACCCCGACCGTCCGGGGCAGCAGGAGCGCCCGCACGACTGGACGCCCGCGTACCTCCGCCGGGCGCTGGAAGGCTCCCTCAAGCGGCTGGGCACCGACCGCATCGACTACTACCAGCTTCACAACTGCCGCCTCGACGCCATCCGCAATGACGACCTGTGGGCGGAATTGGACCAGCTCAAGTCGGAGGGCCTGATCCGCGCCTACGGCACCGCCCTCGGCCCGGCGCTGAACGAGCGGCAGATCGAGGAGGGCATCGCCAGCGTCCGCGAGCGCCGCGCGCCCACCCAGATCATCTACAACCTGCTCGAACAGGTCCTCGGTGAGCAGATTCTTCCCGTGGCCGAGCAGGAGGGCGTGGGCGTGATGGCCCGCGTGCCGCACGCCTCCGGGCTGCTGGAGGGGTACATGACGCTGGACACCGAGTTCGAGCCGGGCGACCACCGCAACTGGCGGATGACGACGAACGCCCGCCGCAAGGCGTGGATGGAGGACGGGCTGAAGAAGGTCGAGCAACTGAACGAGCGTTTCTTGGACGGTCGGACCATCGGCCAGCTCGCCCTCCAGTTCGCCCTGCGCTCCCCGGCGATGGCGAGTATTCTGCCCAACATCTACGACG belongs to Deinococcus sp. YIM 134068 and includes:
- a CDS encoding aldo/keto reductase; this encodes MEYRKLLGTDLTVSAVGFGVWTVGTTWWGVKDEDMAVRLLRRAYDLGVTFFDNADTYASGRAEEIQRRALGDVRDRIVIGTKFGYDIYNHPDRPGQQERPHDWTPAYLRRALEGSLKRLGTDRIDYYQLHNCRLDAIRNDDLWAELDQLKSEGLIRAYGTALGPALNERQIEEGIASVRERRAPTQIIYNLLEQVLGEQILPVAEQEGVGVMARVPHASGLLEGYMTLDTEFEPGDHRNWRMTTNARRKAWMEDGLKKVEQLNERFLDGRTIGQLALQFALRSPAMASILPNIYDEKGLEEYAATFAAAPLTDAEYDEIQALYRDNFGLMTDLRGQEVAR
- a CDS encoding TPR end-of-group domain-containing protein codes for the protein MAGETAFGAWQKEIFARHGAGEFREALNVLSSPPPDLTPAQWARADFWAACLRATLGEPEAAVEALERVRDRGDWFAPVLLERDADLSPIRDHPRFVALLAAWRERQRVEAGRHQPSLTLLEPEGTPSGTLIALHGNAGTSEALRSHYADLAGEGWRVALAGSGQYGGPEAFVWDDAAQADAEAGEWTRGLGGRPIWAGFSAGAGVALRNVITGAVPASGVLAVAPSLAADLRWWPESPAQVPVALVLGEADPHTARALVLAERLRAVNAPVREWMHAGGHTHPKDWETVRAGALAWLAAPPA